A DNA window from Robbsia sp. KACC 23696 contains the following coding sequences:
- the hmpA gene encoding NO-inducible flavohemoprotein, whose amino-acid sequence MLTTAQRDIIKATVPLLETGGEALTRHFYATLIQDNPEVRTFFNQAHQADGSQQRALARAVLMYARHIDRLEALGPLVSQIVNKHVALQIQPAHYPIVGACLLRAIREVLGQEIATDAVLDAWGQAYTQLADLLIEAEASRYHATEIAPGGWRGARAFVVARKERESSEITSFYLQPADGLPVVAHAPGQYIGLTIDIAGESHRRNYSLSAAQDGQQLRISVKREAGGVVSVHLHDHVRVGDTLQVFPPAGDFTLRDASRPLVLLTAGVGITPAIAMLQAAPLSRDVTFIHCARNGAVQSFDAWIQEQGAKRAHFDYYVCLSEPAADDACDARGQLNAATLAAWLPASRDVDVYFLGPISFMAAMKRQLRDLGIPEAQTYFEFFGPARALDALE is encoded by the coding sequence ATGTTGACGACCGCACAACGCGACATTATCAAGGCAACCGTTCCCTTGCTCGAAACGGGTGGCGAGGCCTTGACGCGCCATTTCTATGCGACCTTGATCCAGGACAACCCCGAAGTACGGACCTTTTTCAATCAGGCGCACCAGGCCGATGGCTCGCAGCAAAGGGCACTCGCGCGCGCCGTGTTGATGTATGCGCGCCATATCGATCGGCTCGAGGCACTAGGGCCCCTGGTCTCCCAGATCGTCAACAAGCACGTCGCGCTGCAGATTCAGCCGGCGCATTATCCGATCGTCGGGGCATGTTTGCTCCGTGCGATCCGTGAAGTCTTAGGGCAGGAGATTGCCACCGATGCGGTGTTGGATGCATGGGGCCAAGCCTATACGCAATTGGCTGACCTGTTGATCGAAGCAGAGGCGTCCCGCTACCACGCGACCGAAATCGCACCCGGTGGCTGGCGTGGCGCGCGTGCCTTTGTCGTTGCAAGAAAAGAGCGAGAAAGCAGCGAGATCACGTCGTTCTATTTGCAGCCGGCCGATGGCTTGCCGGTGGTTGCACATGCCCCCGGGCAATATATCGGTTTGACGATCGACATTGCCGGCGAATCGCATCGACGCAATTATTCGCTGTCCGCCGCGCAGGATGGACAGCAATTGCGTATCAGCGTGAAGCGCGAGGCCGGGGGCGTCGTGTCGGTCCATCTGCATGATCATGTTCGGGTAGGCGACACGCTGCAGGTCTTTCCGCCCGCCGGGGACTTCACGCTTCGCGACGCGTCACGTCCGCTCGTGCTGCTGACGGCGGGCGTCGGCATCACGCCGGCGATTGCCATGTTGCAGGCCGCGCCGTTATCGCGCGACGTGACATTTATCCACTGTGCGCGGAACGGTGCGGTCCAATCCTTCGACGCATGGATCCAGGAGCAGGGCGCCAAGCGGGCGCATTTCGATTACTACGTGTGCCTGAGCGAGCCCGCCGCGGACGACGCCTGCGATGCGCGGGGCCAACTGAATGCCGCGACGTTGGCGGCGTGGTTGCCCGCATCCCGTGACGTCGATGTGTACTTCCTCGGCCCGATCTCATTCATGGCCGCGATGAAGCGGCAATTGCGCGATCTGGGGATTCCGGAGGCGCAGACCTACTTCGAGTTCTTCGGTCCGGCGCGCGCGTTGGACGCGCTCGAATGA
- the norR gene encoding nitric oxide reductase transcriptional regulator NorR, translated as MTPPIRTLLPLIADLTRDLDEPTRFARLLDALHTLLPCDALALLRRTGSTLTPLAIRGLSPDTMGRHFLLDDHPRLRTLIETDGPYRFAPDSPLPDPYDGLIESGEGLHVHDCVGCRLSTDGGDTVWGVLTLDALSAGRFDAADMDTLAAFAALAAATVLVSERITTLAQRVADEQQATQLYRQAALDHRRPGLLGQSAAFTTLVDEVDTVAPSDLTVLITGETGTGKERVAQTLHERSMRHAKPLVSLNCAALPESLVESELFGHVRGAFSGAQSDRRGKFDLADGGTLFLDEVGELPLSVQGKLLRVLQGGQLQRLGSDREHRVDVRVLAATNRDLALEVRAGRFRPDLFHRLAVYALRVPALRERGHDALLLAGFFLEENRSRLGLRSLRLSRAAQQAILRYSWPGNVRELEHMIGRAALKSLSRATRGSPVRPSMLVIDSAALDIDAPANAPAALHGSANGMQRLLTAAAPPDAPRRITRPAGTKGIDVPDHSLSLREATDAFQKQRILALLAEQGQRWSDAARALGIDRANLNRLAKRLNIK; from the coding sequence ATGACGCCTCCCATCCGCACCCTGCTTCCGCTGATCGCCGATCTGACGCGCGATCTCGACGAGCCCACCCGTTTCGCGCGCTTGCTCGACGCCTTGCATACCTTGCTTCCGTGCGACGCGCTGGCCCTGTTGCGACGTACGGGCAGCACCTTGACGCCGCTAGCCATTCGCGGTCTGAGTCCGGATACGATGGGGCGCCATTTTCTGCTCGATGACCATCCGCGACTGCGCACATTGATCGAGACAGACGGTCCCTATCGTTTTGCGCCGGACAGTCCGCTCCCGGATCCCTACGATGGGCTCATCGAAAGCGGCGAAGGGCTGCATGTGCACGATTGCGTCGGTTGCCGGCTGTCTACCGACGGGGGCGACACCGTATGGGGCGTGCTGACATTGGACGCCCTTTCAGCAGGTCGTTTCGATGCAGCCGACATGGACACGCTGGCGGCGTTTGCCGCCCTTGCCGCGGCGACCGTGCTCGTCAGTGAGCGAATCACCACCTTGGCGCAACGCGTTGCCGACGAACAGCAAGCCACGCAACTGTATCGTCAAGCGGCGCTCGACCATCGACGCCCGGGTTTGCTTGGCCAAAGCGCCGCGTTCACGACGCTTGTCGACGAGGTCGATACGGTGGCGCCGAGTGACCTCACGGTGCTGATTACCGGCGAGACCGGAACCGGCAAGGAAAGGGTCGCCCAGACACTGCACGAGCGATCGATGCGTCATGCCAAGCCCCTGGTCAGCCTGAATTGCGCCGCGCTGCCGGAGTCACTGGTCGAAAGTGAATTGTTCGGCCATGTGCGAGGCGCATTCTCCGGCGCACAAAGCGACCGTCGCGGCAAGTTCGACCTTGCCGACGGCGGCACGCTGTTTCTCGATGAAGTGGGCGAGCTGCCATTGTCGGTGCAGGGCAAATTGCTGCGCGTGCTGCAGGGTGGTCAACTGCAAAGACTGGGATCGGATCGAGAGCATCGGGTCGACGTGCGGGTGCTGGCAGCGACGAACCGCGACCTGGCACTGGAAGTCCGCGCCGGTCGTTTCCGTCCCGACCTCTTTCATCGTCTCGCCGTCTATGCCTTGCGCGTCCCGGCGCTGCGCGAACGGGGCCACGACGCGCTCTTGCTAGCCGGCTTTTTCCTCGAGGAGAATCGCAGCCGTCTCGGGCTGCGTAGTCTTCGCCTGAGTCGGGCAGCGCAGCAGGCCATACTGCGATATAGCTGGCCCGGGAATGTCCGCGAGCTCGAACATATGATCGGCCGCGCGGCATTGAAGTCGCTGTCCCGGGCGACGCGCGGGTCGCCGGTTCGGCCCTCGATGCTGGTCATCGATAGCGCCGCGCTCGATATCGACGCACCCGCGAATGCGCCCGCGGCATTGCATGGCAGCGCGAACGGCATGCAACGCCTACTTACGGCAGCGGCCCCGCCGGACGCGCCCCGGCGAATCACGCGCCCGGCGGGCACGAAAGGCATCGACGTGCCGGATCATTCCTTATCGCTGCGAGAGGCCACCGATGCGTTTCAAAAGCAGCGGATCCTGGCATTGCTGGCGGAACAGGGGCAGCGATGGTCCGATGCCGCGCGTGCGCTGGGCATCGATCGAGCGAATCTGAACCGACTGGCCAAGCGCCTGAACATCAAGTAA
- a CDS encoding MFS transporter: MTSERLQDRVAPAPAHAAIDDTIIDDSHRGTGAGPVSGAVASSRRIVLAATIGNLLEFYDFTIYSFFTTTIAKVFFPKSDPVVSTLLALSVFAIGFLARPLGGFVLGYYADKRGRRAALTLTIFLMGIGSLAIGLTPGYGSIGLAAPVLVIVARLVQGFAQGGEFGAATATLLETGPKRTRGFRASWQLASQGASALLGSGIAAALTYLLSPEQLLAWGWRVAFFVGTLIMPVGLYLRRHVADDTPDAGAGVLSAGSDTLHLKNAPRRDPTLVKKWFLAVFTVLGGTVTTYVMIYYIPLYAHQYLGMPSKLSMLASICASACSFLLCPLWGALSDRLQRRKPLITIGRGVLILLLYPAFWLMNVAPSLFVVMSMVFVMMFFYTMGSAPAFALMPENFPKYARAGYLGSAYATAVALFGGTAQVVAAWLTKVTGNVMAPAWYMMACLGLSLVAVHLFQETGDQDLS, translated from the coding sequence ATGACCTCGGAACGCCTGCAAGACCGCGTCGCGCCCGCGCCCGCGCACGCCGCTATCGATGACACGATCATCGATGACAGTCACCGTGGTACCGGCGCAGGCCCGGTGAGCGGCGCCGTCGCCTCGTCCCGTCGAATCGTGCTGGCCGCGACGATAGGGAATCTGCTCGAGTTTTACGACTTCACGATCTATAGCTTCTTCACGACCACGATCGCGAAAGTGTTTTTCCCAAAAAGCGATCCGGTGGTGTCGACGTTGTTGGCGCTGTCGGTCTTTGCGATCGGGTTTTTGGCACGGCCCCTCGGTGGATTCGTGCTGGGTTATTACGCCGATAAGCGCGGCCGGCGCGCCGCATTGACGTTGACGATTTTTCTGATGGGCATCGGATCGCTCGCGATCGGGCTAACGCCCGGATATGGATCGATCGGCCTGGCGGCACCGGTTCTGGTGATTGTCGCGCGCCTGGTGCAAGGATTTGCGCAAGGTGGTGAATTCGGTGCGGCCACGGCGACCTTGCTGGAGACCGGCCCCAAAAGGACGCGCGGGTTCCGCGCCAGCTGGCAGTTGGCCAGCCAAGGTGCATCCGCATTGCTGGGGTCGGGGATCGCTGCGGCGCTTACCTATCTGCTCAGTCCTGAGCAACTGCTGGCCTGGGGCTGGCGCGTCGCCTTTTTTGTCGGGACCTTGATCATGCCGGTCGGCTTATATTTGCGGCGGCATGTCGCCGACGATACGCCGGACGCGGGAGCGGGGGTCCTCTCTGCCGGAAGCGACACGCTTCATCTCAAAAATGCCCCGCGGCGCGACCCGACGTTGGTCAAGAAATGGTTCCTTGCCGTGTTCACGGTGCTCGGTGGCACGGTGACCACCTATGTGATGATTTACTACATCCCGCTCTACGCGCATCAATATCTCGGCATGCCGTCGAAATTGTCGATGCTGGCCTCGATTTGCGCATCGGCATGTTCTTTCCTGCTTTGCCCGTTGTGGGGCGCGTTATCCGACAGGCTGCAGCGCCGAAAGCCGTTGATCACGATCGGTCGGGGTGTGTTGATCCTGTTGCTGTATCCGGCGTTCTGGCTGATGAACGTCGCGCCGTCGCTGTTCGTCGTGATGAGCATGGTTTTCGTGATGATGTTTTTCTATACGATGGGTTCCGCGCCGGCCTTTGCATTGATGCCAGAGAATTTCCCGAAATATGCCCGCGCCGGTTATCTGGGGAGTGCCTACGCGACGGCGGTCGCCTTGTTTGGCGGTACGGCACAAGTGGTGGCGGCGTGGTTGACCAAGGTAACGGGCAATGTGATGGCGCCTGCCTGGTATATGATGGCGTGTCTCGGATTGTCGCTGGTCGCCGTCCATCTATTCCAGGAAACGGGCGATCAAGACCTATCCTGA
- a CDS encoding M20 aminoacylase family protein, with translation MPHNTHDFCTVDDTADLAAELAGLRQRLHRHPELGFAEHQTADCVADALTSWGYDVTRGIAGTGMVATLRSGTSTRAIAIRADMDALRITETTGLPYASTHAGVMHACGHDGHTTMALGAARQLARTRRFDGIVHLVFQPAEEVGGNASGASRMIAEGLFERFPCDAIFGLHNHPGYPAGTFMFRSGAFMAASDVAEITIQGRGGHAARPHQSIDPIVVASTLVLALQGVVSRNIDPLSMAVITVGAFHAGDAPNVIPGTATLRLSIRSMDPGVREQLAQRIRALAESIAHGHGATADVRYTHGYPVLINSAAETALAEAVARELVGDAQVVSPLAPITGSEDFACYLQHKPGCFLRIGNGEEGAMLHNGAYDFNDANLTIGAAYWARLVERFLAKAL, from the coding sequence ATGCCGCATAACACGCACGACTTTTGCACCGTCGACGACACGGCGGACCTCGCCGCCGAACTCGCCGGATTGCGCCAGCGATTACACCGCCATCCGGAATTGGGTTTCGCGGAACACCAGACGGCCGACTGCGTGGCCGATGCATTGACCTCGTGGGGTTATGACGTCACGCGGGGCATCGCCGGCACCGGTATGGTGGCGACGTTGCGGTCGGGCACGAGCACGCGCGCCATCGCGATCCGTGCCGATATGGATGCACTCAGGATTACCGAGACGACCGGATTGCCCTACGCGAGCACACACGCCGGCGTCATGCACGCCTGTGGGCACGACGGTCATACGACGATGGCGCTGGGTGCCGCACGCCAGTTGGCGCGCACGCGCCGCTTCGACGGTATCGTACATCTGGTGTTTCAGCCGGCCGAAGAGGTGGGGGGCAATGCCAGCGGCGCCAGCCGAATGATTGCGGAAGGTCTGTTCGAGCGTTTCCCCTGCGATGCCATTTTCGGTCTGCACAATCATCCCGGCTATCCGGCCGGCACTTTCATGTTTCGCAGCGGCGCCTTCATGGCAGCCTCCGATGTCGCCGAGATCACGATTCAGGGGCGCGGCGGTCATGCCGCCCGACCACATCAAAGCATTGATCCGATCGTCGTCGCGAGCACGCTGGTACTGGCTTTGCAGGGCGTGGTATCGCGCAATATCGATCCCTTGTCGATGGCCGTCATCACTGTGGGTGCCTTTCATGCCGGCGATGCACCGAACGTGATCCCGGGCACGGCGACGCTGCGTCTAAGCATCCGATCGATGGATCCGGGTGTGCGCGAGCAATTGGCGCAGCGGATCCGCGCGTTGGCCGAATCGATTGCGCACGGGCATGGTGCCACGGCGGACGTGCGCTACACCCACGGCTATCCGGTGTTGATCAATAGCGCGGCGGAAACGGCTTTGGCGGAAGCGGTTGCGCGTGAGCTGGTAGGCGATGCGCAGGTTGTCTCGCCGCTGGCACCCATCACGGGCAGCGAGGATTTTGCCTGCTATTTGCAACATAAGCCCGGGTGTTTCCTGCGTATCGGCAATGGCGAAGAGGGGGCCATGCTGCATAACGGCGCCTATGACTTCAACGATGCCAACCTCACGATAGGGGCCGCGTATTGGGCGCGGCTCGTCGAACGTTTCCTCGCCAAGGCTCTTTGA
- a CDS encoding LysR family transcriptional regulator, producing the protein MARSEDVLLPAHAALLNVRGLRYLNEIETHGGVRAAADALGINASVISRQLARLEREHRVTLLERHGRRVSLSEVGRSLAEYFRESGRRDAAMLARLDDYRGLRRGRIGVGLGEGRVETIMATVLGPFSSRFPDIVLDLRSGMTRDVVTMVRNGEVDLAVCTGGNDDPAIHTRSFTAAPCCALVSPSHPLAGARNIGFDALRGERLIFLPQRFNVQQYIDSIIHADRLDLKPSYRCDHFSSALAIAAAGLGVAFMSSDAAKLYIETHKLVALELDHPITRSLQTHALRRVGVPLSPAAEALWKALLSALKKRADQL; encoded by the coding sequence ATGGCACGGTCAGAGGACGTATTGCTTCCCGCTCACGCGGCCCTGCTGAACGTTCGGGGGCTTCGCTATCTGAATGAAATCGAGACGCATGGCGGGGTCCGTGCCGCGGCGGATGCGCTGGGCATCAATGCGTCGGTGATAAGCCGACAGTTGGCGCGACTCGAACGCGAGCATCGCGTCACGCTGCTCGAACGGCATGGGAGACGCGTGTCGTTGAGCGAGGTGGGGCGTTCTCTGGCCGAGTATTTTCGGGAAAGTGGGCGACGCGATGCCGCCATGCTGGCACGTCTCGACGACTATCGGGGACTGCGCCGCGGACGCATCGGCGTCGGTCTCGGCGAGGGCCGTGTCGAAACTATCATGGCTACCGTACTGGGTCCGTTCAGCAGCCGATTTCCCGATATCGTGCTCGATCTGCGCAGCGGGATGACGCGAGACGTCGTAACGATGGTGCGCAACGGTGAAGTGGACCTGGCCGTCTGTACCGGCGGCAACGATGATCCTGCAATCCACACCCGCAGTTTTACAGCCGCGCCTTGCTGCGCCCTTGTCAGCCCGTCGCACCCTCTCGCCGGGGCGCGAAACATCGGCTTCGACGCGCTCCGAGGCGAGCGTCTGATCTTTCTACCGCAGCGATTCAACGTGCAGCAGTACATCGACTCGATCATCCATGCGGATCGACTCGATTTGAAACCGTCGTATCGATGCGATCATTTTTCGTCCGCCTTGGCGATTGCCGCGGCGGGACTGGGTGTCGCCTTCATGTCTTCCGATGCGGCGAAACTGTATATCGAGACGCATAAACTCGTGGCCTTGGAATTGGACCATCCCATCACCCGTTCGCTCCAGACGCATGCGCTCCGACGTGTTGGTGTGCCACTATCGCCTGCCGCGGAAGCGCTCTGGAAGGCGTTGCTGAGCGCATTGAAGAAGCGGGCGGACCAACTATGA
- a CDS encoding MFS transporter, with product MQEQSNGDAPAKALLKQSAFRRFWCARGLTSLSFQMLSVAIGWQMYALTHSAFALGMVGFCQFLPMFLLTFVVGHVADRYDRRYVAAICQALEGLSAGIVFVASVAGWLTPTGLFLLAGFVGAVRAFESPSLSALLPRMVRREELPRATAFSTSANQAAQILGPALGGLFYLAGASTVYAVCCVCFIGASISVSGITTYHAAAGAVRPKFTLESLFGGMSFIRREKVILGALSLDLFAVLFGGATALLPVYAHDMLHAGPIGLGALRSAPAVGALLGTLWLARFPLRDRPGRTMLLGIGVFGIATVVFGLSHSFVVSLAALFVLGLADTISVVVRSALVQLRTPDEMLGRVSAVNSLFIGTSNQLGEFESGVAAAWLGAKAAVVSGGIATMLVAVLWVRLFPALYRTGSLYDRPKESK from the coding sequence ATGCAAGAGCAGTCCAATGGCGACGCGCCCGCGAAGGCGTTGCTGAAACAGTCCGCGTTTCGTCGATTCTGGTGCGCACGCGGGCTGACCTCCCTGTCGTTTCAGATGTTGTCCGTCGCCATCGGTTGGCAAATGTATGCACTGACGCATAGTGCCTTCGCACTGGGTATGGTCGGCTTCTGCCAATTCCTGCCGATGTTCCTGCTGACCTTCGTCGTCGGGCACGTGGCCGACCGCTATGATCGACGCTACGTTGCGGCCATTTGCCAGGCGCTGGAAGGACTGAGCGCCGGTATCGTGTTCGTGGCAAGCGTTGCGGGATGGTTGACGCCCACTGGATTGTTTTTGCTGGCGGGTTTTGTCGGCGCGGTAAGAGCATTCGAGTCGCCGTCGCTTTCGGCGCTGTTGCCACGCATGGTCCGGCGCGAGGAGCTGCCGCGCGCGACGGCCTTTTCCACGTCGGCGAACCAGGCCGCGCAGATTTTGGGTCCGGCTTTGGGCGGTTTGTTTTATCTGGCCGGTGCGTCGACTGTGTATGCCGTGTGTTGCGTCTGCTTTATCGGCGCGTCGATCAGTGTCAGCGGCATCACGACCTATCACGCGGCCGCAGGGGCCGTCCGGCCGAAGTTCACGCTCGAATCGTTATTCGGTGGCATGTCGTTTATTCGTCGGGAGAAAGTCATTCTCGGCGCGCTGTCACTCGACCTGTTTGCCGTGTTGTTCGGCGGTGCGACGGCCTTGTTGCCGGTCTACGCCCACGATATGTTGCATGCCGGACCGATCGGGCTCGGCGCCTTGCGTTCCGCGCCCGCGGTAGGCGCCTTGCTCGGCACACTATGGCTTGCGCGTTTTCCGTTGCGTGATCGTCCGGGCCGGACAATGCTCCTGGGCATCGGCGTGTTCGGGATCGCGACGGTGGTTTTTGGTTTGTCGCATTCTTTCGTCGTGTCGCTGGCGGCGCTCTTCGTGCTGGGCCTCGCGGACACGATCAGCGTCGTCGTTCGATCGGCGCTGGTGCAGTTACGCACGCCCGATGAAATGCTAGGCCGCGTCAGCGCGGTCAATTCGCTGTTTATCGGGACGTCGAATCAGCTCGGCGAATTCGAATCGGGTGTGGCGGCGGCGTGGCTTGGCGCAAAAGCCGCCGTGGTCTCGGGCGGTATCGCGACGATGCTCGTCGCCGTCCTGTGGGTGCGCCTGTTTCCGGCCTTGTATCGGACCGGTTCGCTCTACGATCGCCCGAAAGAAAGCAAGTGA
- a CDS encoding GTP-binding protein has product MSSRGGAGAATVPVAARLPVTVLSGFLGAGKTTLLNHILHNREGRRVAVIVNDMSEVNIDAAVVRGDTAAIAKGGPEGADSTDAAVLDSGLPALSRTSEKLVEMSNGCICCTLREDLLLEVGRLAREGRFDQLVIESTGISEPLPVAETFTFADEQGVSLSDVARLDTMVTVVDASHFLRDYASMDSLRERGESLGDDDERTVVDLMIEQVEFCDVLVVNKLDLVDVAQQAQLVAILRALNPRARIETAEFGRVGLDRVLDTGLFDFDEASRAPGWLRTLRGQHAPESETYGIGSFVYRARRPFHPGRFHETLQREWPGVLRSKGWFWLASRPTMCMSWSQAGAVCRHGEAGLWWAAVPRTEWPEDAEARASIDADWDADVGDARQEIVLIGTRLDQSALRAMLDACLLDDREMAAGPGAWLGYDDRFTG; this is encoded by the coding sequence ATGTCGTCTCGCGGTGGCGCCGGCGCCGCCACGGTCCCTGTCGCGGCACGCTTGCCGGTCACGGTACTCTCCGGTTTTCTGGGTGCCGGAAAGACGACGCTGTTGAACCACATCCTGCACAACCGGGAGGGGCGGCGTGTGGCGGTGATCGTCAACGATATGTCGGAGGTCAATATCGATGCGGCGGTGGTCCGCGGCGATACGGCCGCTATCGCAAAAGGCGGACCGGAGGGCGCCGATTCGACCGACGCCGCCGTGCTCGACTCAGGTCTGCCGGCATTGAGTCGCACCAGCGAGAAGCTGGTCGAAATGAGCAATGGCTGCATTTGCTGCACGCTGCGCGAGGATCTGCTGCTGGAAGTGGGGCGGCTCGCGCGTGAGGGGCGCTTCGATCAATTGGTCATCGAGTCCACGGGGATTTCCGAGCCCTTGCCTGTCGCGGAGACCTTTACGTTTGCCGATGAGCAGGGCGTCAGCCTCTCCGATGTGGCGCGTCTCGATACGATGGTGACCGTCGTCGATGCCTCCCATTTTCTGCGTGACTATGCGTCGATGGATAGCCTGCGCGAACGGGGGGAATCGTTGGGCGACGACGATGAACGGACCGTTGTCGACCTGATGATCGAGCAGGTGGAATTTTGCGATGTGCTGGTGGTGAACAAATTGGATCTGGTCGATGTCGCGCAGCAGGCGCAACTGGTGGCGATTCTGCGGGCGTTGAATCCGCGTGCGCGGATCGAAACGGCCGAGTTCGGACGCGTCGGTTTGGACCGTGTGCTGGATACCGGTCTGTTCGATTTCGACGAAGCGAGCCGTGCGCCCGGTTGGTTGCGCACGTTGCGCGGCCAGCATGCTCCTGAGAGCGAGACCTATGGCATCGGCAGCTTCGTCTACCGGGCGCGACGACCGTTTCACCCGGGACGCTTTCACGAGACGCTGCAGCGCGAATGGCCGGGTGTGCTGCGCTCGAAGGGTTGGTTCTGGCTCGCAAGCCGTCCCACTATGTGCATGTCGTGGTCGCAGGCCGGCGCGGTATGCCGACACGGCGAGGCGGGCTTATGGTGGGCGGCCGTACCGCGAACAGAGTGGCCGGAAGATGCCGAAGCGCGCGCATCGATCGATGCCGACTGGGACGCCGACGTCGGCGACGCCCGGCAGGAAATCGTGCTGATCGGGACCCGGCTCGACCAATCGGCATTGCGCGCGATGCTGGATGCCTGCCTGCTCGACGACCGGGAAATGGCCGCGGGACCGGGCGCCTGGCTGGGCTATGACGACCGTTTTACGGGCTAA